The genomic interval CCGCGATCGGCCTGATCTTCGTCGTCGAGAAAACCGTCTCCGTCCGCCGCGCCGGACCCGTCGCGGTGCTGGTCGCCGCGCTGATGATCCCCGAGATGCTCTACGACCTCTTCCAGCACGCCGTCTACTTCACCTCCCTGTGGGGCCTGGCCCGCCGGAGCGAGGAGAAGTGGGTGGCGACCTAGCCCACCCCTCACGCACCGGAACGCTGTATCGGAACCCTTTAGGAGAAACGTTTATGTACGGAAGAGTTGTCGGCGCCGGCACGACCGGCGCCGGTGGGGCCACGCTGGCCGCGACGGGCCTGTGGATGAACAGCATGGCGATGATGGTGGCGGCGACGACACTGGTCGCGGCGGGGATGGCGCTGTACAAGCTGGCACCGCGGGCGCGTCGCCGCTGACCCTGCCGGGTGTCTTTGTGGTCCCCCGTTTCAGGCGTCCTGGTCGGCCCCGTCGCCTCGCTCGTCCAGGCCGGCCAGCACGAGGGGGAGTCGGTCCGCCCCGCCGTTGGTGAGGCGGACCGGGACGCCCCAGTCCTGCTGGTGGACATGGCAGGCGGGGTACTCGTTGGATGGGTCGTCGTCGCAGGAGGCGGCCATCGCGGAGACGTGCAACACGCCTTCCGCCACGGCCGGGTTGAGGGCCAGGGTGCGGTTCAGGTCCGTGCCCGCGCCCTCACCGCCGACGAGCAGCTCGGGCGGGGTGGCGGAGACGAGCAGCCGGGTCGAGGGGCCGATGGGGGTCCCCCCGCGCGAGTCTGTTCGAGCGTGGGGGAGGGTGTCGAGCTTCTGCCCGGCCGGGGCCTGGAAGATGACGTCCAACTCCAGCTCGCCGGGGGCGACTTCGGTGGCCGCGCGCTGGGTGCGATGAGCGACGGACTCGACCCGCACGGCCTCCTCCGGCAGGCGCAGCCGGGTCAGCCGGTGCCGGGCGGACTCGACGACCAGGATGTCGTGGCCGACGAGCACGGCGTCGCTCGGCTCCCTCAAGTCCGTGGCCAGCGTGGTGACTTCGCCGGTCGCGGGGTCGTAGCGGCGCAGGGCGTGGTTGTACGTGTCGCTGATCGCGACCGAGCCGTCCGGGAGCGCGGTGACGCCCAACGGGTGCTGGAGCAGCGCCTGTTCGGCGGATCCGTCACGATGCCCGAAGTCGAAGAGGCCGGTGCCGACGGCGGTGTGGACAGCCCCGTCGAGGTCCACCCAGCGCAGGGCGGACGTCTCGGAGTCGGCCACCCACAGCCGGTCGGCGGTCGCGGCGAGTCCGGAGGGCTGGGCGAACCAGGCCTCGGGTCCGGGTCCGTCGACGAGGCCTTCGTTGGTGGTGCCGGCGGTGACGGCGACGGTGGGGTGGGCGGGGTGGGCGGGGTTAGTCGGGTCCGCGGCGGGGTCGTAGGCCCAGAGCTGATGTACACCCGCCATGGCGATCCACACCTTGCCCTGCCACCAGGCCACGTCCCAGGGGGACGAGAGGCTGACCTCGCGGGCGGGACCCGAGGTGGGCTCGCCCTGCATCCACTGGCGGCCGGTGCCCGCGAGGGTGGTGACGGCGCCGGTGGTGAGGTCGAGCCGTCGTAGCGCGTGGTTCACGGTGTCGGCGACGACCACGGAGCCGTCGTCGAGGAGGGCGAGCCCCTGGGGTTCGTTGAAGGTGGCGGAGTCGGCCGAACCGTCGTGCAGGCCGCGCGCGCCGGAACCGATCCGCCGTACGACGGTCTCCCCGTCCGCCGCCAGCTCGACGAGTTGATGCCGGGTGGTGTCGCTGACCAGGAAGGTGCCGGACGGCAGGGCCAGTGCCTTGCCCGGGAAGCGCAGCACCGTCGGCTCGGGTTCCGGTGCCACGTACGGGCCGTCCCCGCGCCGGAGGGAGCCCTTCGCGGCATGCTCGGTCTCCAACTCCTCCACCAGCCGCTCGATGGCGTGCGCGTGCCCCTCGCCCGCGTGCTGCGCGACGACGTACCCCTCCGGGTCGATGACGACGAGCGTCGGCCAGGCGCGGACGGCGTACTGCTTCCAGGTCGCCAACTCCGGGTCGTCCAGCACCGGATGCTCCACGCCGTACCGCTCGACCGCGTCCACGACCGCCTGGTGCTCGGCCTCGTGCACGAACTTCGGCGAGTGCACGCCGATGATCACGACCGTGTCCCGGTGCTTCTCCTCCAGCTCACGGAGTTCGTCCAGGACGTGCAGGCAGTTGATGCAGCAGAAGGTCCAGAAATCCAGGATGACGATGCGTCCCCGCAGGTCGGCGAGGGTGTACCGCTTGTCACCCGTGTTCAGCCAGCCGCCCTTGCCGGTCAGCTGGGGGGCGCGGACACGGGCTCGGCGGGGAGTCGGGGCGGGGGATGCATCGGTCATGGATCAAGAGTGCCACTCGCCACTGACAGTCACCTCGCCGGGCGGTCACGTCGCGAGATGTCCCACGAAGATCCCGACGAGTATCCGGCCGTCCCGCTCGGGGATCGGCAGGGAGAAGTGCACGCGGTCGCGGTCGTAGAGGCGTTTGCCGTGCCAGTCGCACCGGTAGGTGCCGCCGCCGTGGTCAACGTTGCGTTGCTCCCACGCCTTGGCGTTCTTCTTCGTGTTGGCGCTCTCGGGGGAGATCTCCAGATCCATCGTGTCAAACCTGCGGATGACCTGGCTCAGGTCGCCGCCGCAGTCGGCCAGTGTCTGGGTGAAGTGGTCGTTGAGCGCACCGAGGAGCTTGACCAGCCAGGGCAGGACCTCGGCGTAGGAGCCCTTGAAGTGATGCAGGTTCAGGGAGTCGGCGAAGAGCAGCCGGGGGAACGCGTCCCCGGTGAAGGTGAGGAAGTGGGCGGCCGGGACGGGCTCACGGGTGAGCAGACCTCGCCAGAAGCCCGGGGCGTCCTCCGGTGTCCGCAGGACGTGCGCCTTCACCTCGTCGTGGCCCGTCTCCGTGGTCCTTGTGACGGTGAGCCACCCGGACGGCCAGTCGGGTTCCTTGGCGTAGGGAGCGAGCAGGCAGGACATGGCGCGGCCTTCCGCCGCCCTGGCCAGGGCGTGTGCCGTGCCCCAGGAGGGCTCGCGCCAGGGGCCGTCGGCCACGCGGACCGGCTGGGGCAGATCCGCCTCGTCGGGTTCCACGCGCCTGCACTTGCCCAGCAGCTTCTGCAGTCGGACCCGCTTGTCGCGGGGCAGTCCGCCGTCCGGTGAGTAGAGGACGTCGAACAGGGCGAGGGACGGACGGCATTCGGCTTCGTACGCGGGTTCCATGAGAGCCGCCGTGCGCCCGTCCGCCAGCGGCTCCAATAACTCCGCGAGCAGGTCGAGGGCGTCCTGGAGATCCGAGTCCGTCAGCTCCCGCCAGTCGAAGCACTCCTCGCCGACAACGACGCGGTAGTCGTCCTCGGCCGTGGCA from Streptomyces sp. NBC_01288 carries:
- a CDS encoding NHL domain-containing thioredoxin family protein, whose product is MTDASPAPTPRRARVRAPQLTGKGGWLNTGDKRYTLADLRGRIVILDFWTFCCINCLHVLDELRELEEKHRDTVVIIGVHSPKFVHEAEHQAVVDAVERYGVEHPVLDDPELATWKQYAVRAWPTLVVIDPEGYVVAQHAGEGHAHAIERLVEELETEHAAKGSLRRGDGPYVAPEPEPTVLRFPGKALALPSGTFLVSDTTRHQLVELAADGETVVRRIGSGARGLHDGSADSATFNEPQGLALLDDGSVVVADTVNHALRRLDLTTGAVTTLAGTGRQWMQGEPTSGPAREVSLSSPWDVAWWQGKVWIAMAGVHQLWAYDPAADPTNPAHPAHPTVAVTAGTTNEGLVDGPGPEAWFAQPSGLAATADRLWVADSETSALRWVDLDGAVHTAVGTGLFDFGHRDGSAEQALLQHPLGVTALPDGSVAISDTYNHALRRYDPATGEVTTLATDLREPSDAVLVGHDILVVESARHRLTRLRLPEEAVRVESVAHRTQRAATEVAPGELELDVIFQAPAGQKLDTLPHARTDSRGGTPIGPSTRLLVSATPPELLVGGEGAGTDLNRTLALNPAVAEGVLHVSAMAASCDDDPSNEYPACHVHQQDWGVPVRLTNGGADRLPLVLAGLDERGDGADQDA